ACTGAATTTGATGAACATTtttaggttacactttattttaaggtatctttgttacactgtaattatacatttaagtacatactatagggttaggattcggatttggtttggtttagttgcatgtaatCATGCatcatttatagttattactatagtaacagCATGTAACACAttaaacaatgacactgtaaaatacagTGTTACTAACTGACTTTCTTAGTACCTATAGGACTTACATTTAAAAAGATAAGCTTAGCTCTCCGCCATTTTGTATTTATCCTCAACTCCTGTGGCATTATGGGATAGCAAATTGTAGACTTTTGCACACTTTAGAATCTCAACAAATGCTGAATATTGTCTATTTCATGAATATTCATGTGTTATTAATCTGGAatccttattttctttttctctacTTGAACCAGCTAGCTAACAGCATATTTAGCTTCATTATCTTCCTCTGTTTGTGTCTTTAACCAGTTTCTTGTTCATCCAACTGctggtttttttttctctggccATCAAAGGttttatgtttaaaatatatatttttatatactaGTTAAGTCCTCTAAGAGTATTTACTACATTTGGTAGCCATAGTAGCTGTTTTGCTAGTCTTAAAGAATACGTATAATAATTAGGAAAAACTGTCTGTGTGATTTGGGGTGGAAGTAGGTCACATTGAAGCCATATAAGCTTATCTAATCCCCTGAAATTTGGCAGAGATTTTAGCTTGCAGCCAGGAATGGCATTTTGTGTGTATCTGAGCTTGCTTGTACACACATTTGCAAGTGTATTACacacttttgtttgttttttactacaAGCGGTTGTGTAGCCTAGAATGGTTAAACACTGTGTATAGGAAGTTGGTTATCCACttctcaaaaaaacaaaaatttcagTACGAGTGCATGTGGATGTGTGTGCATACCTACCAACACAGCTGAAAAAACACACATCCAAACAGACCCCTGCGCACGTTGTCATCTCTATACCCCATAATCCACCTGTCTTTTTCTAGAAAGCACTGACTCAATTTTTGGATCTGATTTTCATGACAAAGCGAATGTCCTCTTTACAGAGAGATGTCTGGGTATAAAAGAGCTGGAGTGGGATGGGCCTGAACCAGCACAGCTCCACACCTCTACCCCCTCCACAGGCGCCACCACCAGCTGAACCTCTGCAGAATGGGCCGGGTGAGTACGAAGGTGATCAGGACACTCTGAACTGATTATTGATCATTTATTgtaagtttttatttcatttatatcatattttatatatattttgaataatatatGGACCTGTGATGTAACCAGAGGTAGTTTGTTAAAACAGTATCCAAGGATGAAATAAAATTCGAATGTCTCCTTCGTACAGATCATTTTCTACGAGGACAAGAACTTCCAGGGCCGTCGGTATGAGTGCGACAGCGACTGTTCGGACTTCCATTCCTACCTGAACCGGTGTAACTCCATTCGCGTGGAGAGCGGGGCTTGGGTGGTCTACGAGAGGCCCAACTTCATGGGCTACCAGTATGTTCTGACCCGGGGCGAGTACCCAGATTACCAACGCTGGATGGGTCTGAATGACCGCCTCTGCTCCTGCAAGATGATCCACTTTGTAAGTCGCACACATGCATTGCAAAACATTGTGTAGTGTGTGTATTTGATGTTCAATAGGTGTCCCTTCCTCTCCAGGTAAGCGGTTCTGAGTACAAGATCCAACTCTATGACAAGGGAGATTTCACCGGCCAGGTGTTCGAGACTACCGATGACTGTCCATCCGTGGTGGAGCGCTTCCGTACACGCGAGGTCCACTCCTGTAAGGTGCTGGATGGGATCTGGATCTTCTACGAACATCCAAACTACAGGGGGCGCCAGTACCTACTGGAGAAGGGGGAATATCGTAAACCCATTGACTGGGGCGCCGTCTGCCCCACGGTTCAGTCCTTCAAACGCCTGACAGAGTGACGTCTGAACTGTAAATCCATCCATCTCCAGTCCTCCTTTACCTGCCCAACCACAACAGCACGACACACCTGTgctgaataaataaacaaacgcGTGGTTGCAAATGAAACTGTTGAGGGTTTTGTCTCTTTTTGTGGATGTGTGAATGACTTTGGAAACTACATACTTCCCTGAATAAAACCGACTGATTACTGCAAAAGGTATTTGGCATACCAGGTGCGATAATAAAtgactataataatattaatcaatGGTTAACCCATTGGCATGCAGGTTGCTAAACCCTGTCCTTAttatatcactttttatcatcTTAGTGCAAACTTTTCATGGAAAAAAACTTAATGGAAATGTCTGCAACAATATAAATACGTTTACTTTGGCCAAATAGCGTAGCTTTTGCATAACTTGTGCCCCCTAGTGGTCAGGTGGAGTTTATAAGGCCTTTCCAAATAACGTCTTAAGTTATACATGAAAGACACTGATGCAATTTTGAACTCCAAAATCAACTTAAAGTTAATTTAGCACATTATGTATATAAATCAGTCCAAGTATGATGTCAAAAAATGTACTAATTTACTATTTGATGATATCAAATTGGTAGTGTAATTTCCTGCAAATTGTTTCAAACATAGTCAACTGTGCAAATGCCTCTCCTTGTTGCTCAGTCTACTACTTCAGTGTTGTATGATAGTGAAAAAGGATTTTGCTTACTTTTACAGGGATAATGTGACTGCTAAATGAAATGTCTAATGCTGTGATGTATATTTGCTTTTTACTTATATCTCTGGCCCAGATAGCAAGCAATGATCgaaataatgttaaatcaatTTTAATGTGTCAACGTTAACCGCATTGAATCAATATCACTTTTGCACCCacaattaatgttgaaaaatgttgaaatttccacaaaaaaaatcaatggtaaTGGCACAATGTGATGTTGTTTCAACATCATGCTTGCACTCtgaaacacaactacaactgacttaaaatcacacagcctgaaatcaactgaaaataaaagaagacaataaatctctcaagatctcagcataagctctttttgagaattaacagaggtttagatgttgatgttttattgaaaatgtttggtcaccattttggtgatcagtgtttcacTTAGTTGGGTATTGactcttttgtgtgtgtgtgtgtgtgtgagagttttTGGGCTTTTTAACAGTGTTTACCAAAACACataatttgttttttcaataaaaacGCAAAAACTAATAGCCTTAAAGATACTTAGTTAACTTACCATCAAACATCCTCAagtataaaaagaaaaacaaccaTGTAAACCATGTTCATAAGCAGTTGAATCATCACTGTTTTGGCCAGGAGCGTTTCTAGATTCATCAGAACTGGGGCACAGTTCCAGCTCTAGCGCTCTTTATAAAGTATGCatctttaaaataatgtattacgGTGCAATAAACCTCTGCAAATGATTCAATGCACGAGTAAGCTGTCCAAATTTATCAAATTGGTGGTATTGCTGAGAATAATTTCAGGACTTTGCAAACCCGTTTCACCAAATAGATCAAAAGAGTAATTCATTCGGCAGTTTGGTTAGTTCTGATTCTAAGCAGCTGATGGAAAACATACAACATGATTGGTGAAATAATATCAAGGAAAATTATTCTCAGGTTGGTAACTATTTTACTGAATAAAATGACTTATTCAGTAAAAATTTACTGGGGCAGTTTCACTTGCTTTTCATTCACATCTGAACTGAAGAAACTCAAAGGTTTGACACGTTTTTGTTGCTTATACTGTATTTTCTCatttctcaaacttttttttttgtgttggcTACAGTTTCCAATTAGCAGTATTCAGATTTCTTTACTCTTATGCatctttatattaaatgcaaaattaCACGGACACCGCAAGAAACAGTAGATCATATTTGGCTTGACTGttttaaccaaaacttagtcgGTTACtgatttgttaatattaatattggttaacttttattttcaaatgttcataaataggctatttattatttgtattattattataaaaatattggtAATGTCAATCAGTCTCTATGGCAAAAACAGGGGAAAAACACCAACCAAATAAACCACAGCAGCAGTTTTGCTTGTGTGCTATTGTTTAATTAGCATATACATTGCAAAAGTCGAGCTTGGCTGTTGAAATCTGTTTTCACtgcttctcttctcttcttgaTGTAATGTCATAAACCACTATTGCAACAGTAGCCATGACCACCACAGCAGAGACGACCAATCGAATCACAGCTTCAGTGAAACCACAACACTGGACAGAGTCTGAGGAACCTGCGCCTAGATGATGACAAGCACCAACAACATCTCAACTGAAAGCAAATCCATTTGTCTGtgatatttctataaaaatgtattaatatcaCAGCTGATGTAGGTACCtgcacatgtgtgacagaaTTGACTGATGTCCAGAAGATGTCGAGTCTGGTTTCTGATAGGATTGTTGAtcacacagctgtaggtgttttCATCCTGATTTTCCACCTCCAGAGGCAGTGAGAGAttgatgctgagatcagacacactgatgctggacaataaactgtttcctttgtaccaggagagagtcacatgactcacattcacCGCTGAACACAGCAATAAACAATTTGATAAACAGTTTGAAGAGACACTGGTGATAACGGGTATGGGCAGAGGAGCTGAaggaaatataaaaaataaaaaaagaataaattaaatttaaaaacagtCCAAACCTCTACTGTACATAACGTATATATCTGTGTTTGACCATCATTGTGTAGAGTGACAGAATCTGTATGAAAGTATATCAGTATATCAGTCTGTATCAGAATCAGTGTATTCACaaagagtaaaaaaataataattttatgagttccacagaagaaatggATGCTCCGGCACACAGCTGGCCGCATGGCCTACGCaagtatgcatttcccccaatgagccttctcgcacagacATTTTGCAAGATGAGGAGCATGTCCTCATTGTTTCGACTTATTGGCCCAGCCTGACCTGATTCTCTGAACTTGTACTCCACGCAACTGCCTCTCCCTGGCCAATTCttctgaggaaggaccttctttctcagagaggGGGCATCCACTGGCACCTGGAAGGTTTAGGTACCATCCATCACTTTGGCTAGAGCCTCGTCGACTTAGACAGGCCTACACCTTGAAGTGGAACCTCTTCACCACTTGGTGTTCTTATAGTCAAGAAGACCCCTGGAAATGCCTGATCGCGCCCGTGCTCTCCTTCATTCAAGATGGGTTGGAACGAAGGCAGTCTCCTTCCACCCTGAAGGTCTATGTGGCTGCCATTGTGACCCACCATGATGGTAAGTCTGTCGGGAAGCAAGACCTGATCATCGGGTTCCTGAGAGGGGCTAGGAGGCTCAATCCACCTCGCCCTCAGCAGGTACCCTCTTAGGACTTCGCAGTGGTTCTCTCTGCACTGCAGGGAGCTCCCTTCGAGCCTTTGCTCTCAGTCGAGCTGAAGTTTATCTTGAGACCCCGACCTGAATACATGCCTAAAGTTCCCACCACTCCTTTTAGAGATCAGGTGGTGAACTTGCAAGTGCTGCCattggaggaggcagacccagccctggcgcTGCTCTGTCCAGTACGTGTTTTCTGCACTTATGTAGACAGAACTCAGTGTtttaggacctcagaccagctctttgttcATTACGTAGGCAAGctgaagggaaaggctgtcacCAAGCAGAGGTTGTCCCACTGGATAGTGGTTGTTATTGTCTTGGCTTATCAGGTTCAAGACCTGCCATGCCCCCTAGGAGTGAAAGCACACTCAACTAAGAGTGTTTcttcctcctgggcgctggcacATGGTGCCTCACTAACAGACATTTTTATAGCTacaggctgggcgacacctaacacatTTGCAAGATGTGTCCTCCCATCCGTGTCCTCCCCTATACTCGCCCCTTCGGGCCAGTAGGTAGGACCTACTGTGTCAATTCACTGTCAATTGCACCATTCCAAAATTAGGGGTGACTGAcctaactgccagtaggtgatGGCAaatcttaatgagtgagtcattcattcaaaatggcagattcaTTCTGGAATAAAGCAAATAACGGCCACTGAATCACGGAATCGATTCATTCAAACACCTGGATTCGTTTAGTGACGAAACACCACAGTGACGAAACTACTGCTGCCACAAATTGCGTACACTGTGGCTTGTTTGGAACTGTCATTGGAGAAATAGAGCAAAAACAGAGAATATTATATCTAAAATGTCACTTATCACAATATTAACTCTTTGTTTACTGTTGAACTGTTgtaaatcaatatcacatttgcaatcatGCTAATATTCtgaaaatattgtttaatatcatatgttatataaaaaataactcATACTAGGGCCATTTTGCCACCATATCTTGAATATTAGGGGCATTTTATTAATTCTGGTGGCATTTTAAAACACTGGTATCAGTTCTGTATGTTGTTTTTCATCATTAGAAAGAGTGACATATTTGGCATTAAAGCACTTTAAAAGAAACGATGCAATGTCAGCAAATTTACATCACGTTAATAACAAAaccatcattattattttaatctattGACAGCCTAGCTAGCAAAAATGTATAATCTTGTAATAAAGAAGCATGCTGTTTTGACCTAGTTCATTTAgtcaaatgaaataaaaagatcAGATTAAGAATGAAGTTCAAGGTTTTAATGGTTGTGTCTGATATCTCTTTCTAGTTGTTATGCATACAGCAAATCTTCTTTTATGAATATGGTCAGTTTCTAAGTGTTTATATCCTAAAGAAACgatcttgagagattttttCTACCCTCTGTATTTGGCGCGCTCACCGCGCTGTATGATTTGCCTGTGCTTGTGCAGCGTCAAGCAATCGCACAGACTCTTATCACTGGTGTTGGTGATTCCTTAGCTTACATTCTGTTTATCAGTTGATgcaattaatatttatataatagtaatttaattactttagtTGTTATAAAGTCTTTCTCAGGTCATAcagttcaagtcaagtcaagtctggAGTCATTGGATCTCAAGTCAAAGTCgtcgggttttttttttccatttagtcAAGCAAGTCTCAAGTCTTAAAATTGCGACTCGAGACAAGTCATGTGACTCGAGTCCCCCACCTCTGGTAGCCACAACCACCACAATCAGCTTCAGTGAAAACCACAACAGTGGACATGGTCTGAGGACAGATGATGTCTGATTCAGTGCTCGAAATGAAATATACTAGTGTAGCTACTGCTCACCGCTAACGTACCTGGACACGGTTGACAGAGTTCAGTGTTGTTAAGAAGTTTAGTTTGGTTTCTGATGGGATTGctcagcacacagctgtaggaATCATCCAGACATTCAATCTCCAGAGGTAGAGAGATGCCGTTGTTGAGATCAGACACGctgatgctggacaataaactgtttcctttgtaccaggagagagtcacatgactcacattcacCGCTGAACACATCAGGACACATGCTGAGCTTGATGATGAAGGACGTTCACTGGTAATGACAGGAGCCACTAAATCTGACAAATCCCTTcctataattaaaaaaacatgttccagtatgaaaaaaaaatgtgtgagaaataatattaaaacaggAAAAAAGAAATCACACAAATTTCAGTGCAAAAGTTGATTAAGACTATATCATCGGCTTCTGGGTGCTGATTTCCAGGACTTTTCTGTGACCTTTCCAGTAGTTTGTGGTTCCTGGATAAAGATAATTTTGATGCAGGCCAATTTGAGGAATCATTTTGAAACTTTGTGAATCGTTTGACTGATTCTTTGAAAAGAACCGAGTCAATAGAACAGCTTAGTCACAGTTTGAACATCAGTGGCTTACAAGCAGGTTTTACTCTACTACAAGATCAATAGGCCTTTACTTTATAGCAGAAAAGCTGACGTACCTGGACACGGTTGACAGAGTTCAGTGTTGTTAAGAAGTTTAGTTTGGTTTCTGATGGGATTGctcagcacacagctgtaggaATCATCCAGACATTCAATCTCCAGAGGTAGAGAGATGCTGTTGTTGAGATCAGACACGctgatgctggacaataaactgtttcctttgtaccaggagagagtcacatgactcacattcacagctgaacacatCAGGACACATTCTGAGCTTGATGATGAAGGACGTTCACTGGTAATGACAGGAGCCACCAAATATGACAACTCCTTtcctataataataataataaaaaaacattgcagTATGAAAAAACTGTGcaagaaataatattaaaacttgatattataaaaacaaaatagtagtaataaatgattaaatacttGCTGTTGTTTGACCGTTAATTCAACCAGCATACTTTAATGTTTCTTCCACGGACCCGTTCTCTCATTTCATAAAACCGCAAATGCCGCCATCTTGCGGGTCATTTAGCTAGAAACTTTAATGGAAACTTCCTCACTTAACAAAGTGAATGACTTTTACtgtgatatttttgttttgtggatTATAACAGACTTTTTCCCGCTTCAATCAACactgt
The nucleotide sequence above comes from Chanodichthys erythropterus isolate Z2021 chromosome 10, ASM2448905v1, whole genome shotgun sequence. Encoded proteins:
- the crygs1 gene encoding crystallin, gamma S1 isoform X1 translates to MGRVSTKIIFYEDKNFQGRRYECDSDCSDFHSYLNRCNSIRVESGAWVVYERPNFMGYQYVLTRGEYPDYQRWMGLNDRLCSCKMIHFVSGSEYKIQLYDKGDFTGQVFETTDDCPSVVERFRTREVHSCKVLDGIWIFYEHPNYRGRQYLLEKGEYRKPIDWGAVCPTVQSFKRLTE
- the crygs1 gene encoding crystallin, gamma S1 isoform X2, with the translated sequence MGRIIFYEDKNFQGRRYECDSDCSDFHSYLNRCNSIRVESGAWVVYERPNFMGYQYVLTRGEYPDYQRWMGLNDRLCSCKMIHFVSGSEYKIQLYDKGDFTGQVFETTDDCPSVVERFRTREVHSCKVLDGIWIFYEHPNYRGRQYLLEKGEYRKPIDWGAVCPTVQSFKRLTE
- the LOC137027835 gene encoding carcinoembryonic antigen-related cell adhesion molecule 1-like, with product MAYTCAFGLHIWLLVGVFGPQTGGTETVSVIEGDSVTLHTGFTEILTDDHVLWIWLNSSVCIAEIIKQTISFPDVIFRDRLQLDFKTGSLTITNITTTQNGLYELLIVRAGTVSNKIFNVNVYGKELSYLVAPVITSERPSSSSSECVLMCSAVNVSHVTLSWYKGNSLLSSISVSDLNNSISLPLEIECLDDSYSCVLSNPIRNQTKLLNNTELCQPCPGRDLSDLVAPVITSERPSSSSSACVLMCSAVNVSHVTLSWYKGNSLLSSISVSDLNNGISLPLEIECLDDSYSCVLSNPIRNQTKLLNNTELCQPCPAPLPIPVITSVSSNCLSNCLLLCSAVNVSHVTLSWYKGNSLLSSISVSDLSINLSLPLEVENQDENTYSCVINNPIRNQTRHLLDISQFCHTCAGAGSSDSVQCCGFTEAVIRLVVSAVVVMATVAIVVYDITSRREEKQ